A stretch of the Rhodohalobacter mucosus genome encodes the following:
- a CDS encoding queuosine precursor transporter, which translates to MNNITSAVRVQHKRDILFLSLVGIFLTSLVLGNIVGTTKFITLFTLDLPPWLREITPSLVRDGSIYVMSVPVGLLAYPFTFLATDLISELFGRKKAQLVVWIGFFANLYMIFIISVGHWFPDTYGVSGGLNLFEGVYEFVIANTVSSMIAYLIAQSVDVRLFHFWKRLTRGKYLWLRNNGSTMFSQLIDSTTILSILYLSGNLGENITTIGALVILILNSYIFKFFFALFDTPLAYLGVWLFRDFEEDPDGYRLYESEKVVAD; encoded by the coding sequence ATGAACAATATAACGTCGGCCGTGCGTGTTCAGCATAAGCGCGACATACTTTTTTTAAGTCTTGTTGGAATTTTCCTGACATCGCTGGTGCTCGGGAATATTGTTGGAACAACAAAATTCATTACGCTGTTCACCCTTGATCTTCCGCCGTGGCTGCGCGAGATAACGCCCTCACTTGTTCGCGACGGCAGTATATATGTGATGAGTGTTCCCGTGGGATTGCTGGCATATCCCTTTACATTTCTGGCGACCGATCTGATTTCTGAACTGTTTGGCAGGAAGAAAGCGCAGCTTGTGGTATGGATTGGGTTTTTCGCCAATTTGTATATGATATTCATCATATCGGTGGGCCATTGGTTTCCTGACACCTATGGAGTGAGCGGCGGATTAAATTTGTTTGAGGGTGTATATGAATTTGTGATAGCCAACACCGTATCGAGCATGATAGCCTATCTGATTGCGCAGTCCGTTGATGTGAGGCTGTTCCATTTCTGGAAGCGGCTTACACGCGGCAAGTATTTGTGGTTGAGGAACAACGGTTCTACCATGTTCAGCCAGCTGATAGACAGTACAACCATATTGAGCATTCTCTATTTGTCGGGGAACCTGGGTGAGAACATTACCACGATTGGCGCTTTGGTGATATTGATTTTGAACTCATACATATTCAAATTTTTCTTTGCGCTCTTTGATACCCCGCTGGCTTATCTGGGTGTGTGGTTGTTCAGGGATTTTGAGGAGGATCCGGACGGGTATCGGCTCTATGAGAGCGAAAAAGTTGTTGCAGATTGA
- a CDS encoding ABC1 kinase family protein, with protein MSDFPSSKFQRGRIFAKTGIKVGSNYASHYLKNLTGNGKQNDRTELHRKTAREVFGEFTKLRGTALKIAQSFSVDQGFLPEEFSDVMTQAQYKVPPINRSLVRSIIKRELGSYPEKLFQSFDSEAVAAASIGQVHKAILKDGTPVAVKVQYPGVRDTISSDIALAGSIFKRLVSDGAKLDEYIQEVKETLLNETDYIAEGESINRFHKRFSNGNVITPEWLPEFSSERVLTMSFIEGQHLNEFLQGNPSQEEKDHFGQLLWDFFHNQIRDLDEIHADTHPGNFLFTPDGKLGVIDYGCVKSFPNDFLMDYLCLLPTHLAQDEEAIRELYYRLDVILDDPETNPKEKRFYDFCIHYGYAFAMPYRGDTFDFGDTEYRDLIRGYTKNAPLANEPRGNKHFIYSTRVHLGLYHFLMKLGSVVQTNTSRRIVEEVLTESYR; from the coding sequence ATGAGTGATTTTCCATCCTCAAAATTTCAGAGAGGCCGCATATTTGCCAAAACAGGCATCAAGGTAGGCTCGAATTATGCAAGCCATTACTTGAAAAACCTTACCGGAAACGGCAAACAGAACGACCGCACCGAACTTCATCGCAAGACAGCCCGGGAGGTGTTTGGGGAGTTTACCAAACTGCGTGGAACAGCATTAAAAATTGCACAATCCTTCAGCGTGGACCAGGGTTTTCTTCCTGAAGAGTTTTCGGATGTAATGACTCAGGCACAATATAAGGTGCCACCAATCAACCGGTCGCTGGTACGATCAATTATTAAGCGGGAGCTCGGATCCTACCCGGAAAAGCTGTTTCAGTCGTTCGACTCGGAAGCTGTGGCCGCGGCCTCGATCGGTCAGGTTCACAAGGCAATACTAAAAGACGGAACACCCGTGGCGGTGAAGGTTCAGTATCCGGGAGTCAGGGATACCATTTCATCCGACATTGCACTGGCCGGATCTATTTTTAAACGGCTGGTATCCGACGGAGCCAAATTGGATGAATACATCCAGGAGGTGAAAGAGACGCTTCTGAATGAGACTGATTATATTGCAGAGGGCGAATCCATAAATCGCTTTCACAAACGGTTTTCAAACGGAAATGTGATAACGCCCGAGTGGCTTCCTGAATTCTCATCCGAACGCGTGCTTACCATGAGCTTCATTGAAGGGCAACACCTGAATGAGTTTCTGCAAGGCAATCCGTCACAGGAGGAAAAAGACCACTTCGGTCAGCTACTCTGGGACTTCTTCCATAACCAGATACGCGACCTGGATGAAATACACGCCGATACACATCCCGGCAATTTTCTTTTTACACCCGACGGAAAGCTTGGGGTGATCGATTATGGGTGCGTGAAATCATTTCCAAACGATTTTCTGATGGACTATCTGTGCCTGCTTCCCACTCATCTTGCACAGGATGAAGAGGCCATCAGGGAGCTCTATTACCGGCTCGATGTGATCCTGGACGATCCTGAGACAAACCCGAAAGAGAAGCGTTTTTATGATTTCTGCATCCACTACGGCTATGCATTTGCTATGCCCTACCGTGGTGATACGTTCGATTTCGGGGATACAGAATACAGAGACCTCATACGCGGTTATACGAAGAATGCTCCGCTGGCGAATGAGCCAAGGGGCAACAAGCACTTTATCTACAGTACCCGGGTCCATCTGGGACTCTATCATTTCCTTATGAAACTGGGCTCAGTGGTACAAACGAATACATCCAGGCGGATTGTTGAAGAGGTATTAACTGAATCTTATCGGTAG